A single region of the Hypanus sabinus isolate sHypSab1 chromosome 21, sHypSab1.hap1, whole genome shotgun sequence genome encodes:
- the LOC132378881 gene encoding general transcription factor II-I repeat domain-containing protein 2A-like, producing MESLKGKTRGEDLYDRVSAVIENMKLPWSKFISVTTDGSPNLTGKNVSLLRRIQNKVKDENPDQDVIFLHCIIHQESLCKSVLQLNHVVNPVVKLVNFIRARGLQHRQFITFLEETDADHQDLLYHSRVRWLSLGKVFQRVWELKEEIGAFLELLRKAGEFPELSNKSWLCDFAFAVDIFSHMNELNVKLQGKDQFVHDMYTNVKAFKSKLAFFSRQISNKLFTHFATLATLEEAGANVKKYSESLDALHREFCRRFSDFEKIDKSLQLVACPLSQDPETAPEELQLELIDLQSDPVLKEKFNSLKLNDFYASLGKEVFPNLRRTA from the coding sequence atggagtctctgAAAGGAAAAACACGGGGAGAGGATTTGTATGACCGGGTGTCTGCTGTCATCGAAAATATGAAGCTCCCTTGGAGTAAATTTATCAGCGTCACCACAGATGGATCTCCTAATTTGACGGGGAAAAATGTCAGCCTGctgaggagaatacagaataaagtgaaagatgaaaatcctgaccaggatgttattttccttcactgcatcatccaccaggaatctctatgtaaatcggtattacagctgaatcatgttgtgaatcctgtcgtaaaacttgtcaactttatacgtgcaaggggacttcagcaccgtcagttcatcacgttcctggaggaaactgatgcggatcaccaggacctactttatcactcccgtgtccgctggttaagtttgggcaaagtgtttcaacgagtatgggagctcaaagaggagatcggtgcatttttggagttactgaggaaggccggcgaatttcctgagctgagcaacaagagctggctttgtgactttgcgtttgctgtggatatattttcacacatgaatgaactgaacgtgaagctacAGGGGAAGGATCAGTTTGTGCATGACATGTACACAAACGTGAAAGCCTTTAAGTCCAAGCTGGCTTTTTTCTCCAGGCAAATTTCAAATAAGTTATTCACTCATTTTGCCACACTAGCCACGCTGGAAGAGGCTGGCGCAAATGTGAAAAAATACAGCGAGTCACTGGATGCGCTGCACAGAGAATTCTGCCGTCgcttttctgattttgaaaaaattgacaagtcacttcagttggtggcctgtcccctgtcacaagatcctgaaacagcaccagaggagctacagctggaactgatcgaccttcagtctgaccccgtcttaaaagagaagttcaactctcttaaaCTGAATGACTTTTATGCTTCACTTGGTAAAGAGGTGTTTCCAAACCTCCGGAGGACGGCATAG